In one Pseudanabaenaceae cyanobacterium SKYG29 genomic region, the following are encoded:
- the rnz gene encoding ribonuclease Z, which translates to MEITFLGTSSGVPTRTRNVSSVAIKLTQRSEVWLLDCGEATQHQIMRSEVRLSQLTKIFITHLHGDHIFGIPGLLATCGLAGTVKHIDLYGPPGLAGFVDACLKYSETKLNYTIAVHRVKPGLVTEDADFAVFCAPLKHRVPAYGYRIVEKDRPGTFDVDKAKALGIPPGPLYGKLKQGETIVLPDGRTFVGKDFVGPPKVGKKVVYCTDTIYCDSAVDLAQQADVLIHEATFAHADADMAYQRLHSTSTMAAQVALGAQVKKLVITHFSPRYAPGNSILLEDLLNEARLIFPETYLAQDFLTLEV; encoded by the coding sequence ATGGAAATTACGTTTTTAGGCACTAGTTCTGGCGTTCCCACCCGCACTCGCAATGTCTCCAGCGTGGCAATTAAGCTGACGCAACGATCGGAGGTATGGCTCCTAGACTGCGGCGAGGCTACCCAACACCAAATTATGCGCAGTGAGGTGCGCCTTAGTCAGCTCACTAAGATTTTTATCACCCATCTGCACGGCGATCACATTTTCGGCATCCCTGGTTTATTAGCTACCTGTGGCTTGGCGGGTACAGTCAAACACATCGACCTTTATGGTCCCCCTGGTCTAGCCGGTTTTGTCGATGCTTGCCTCAAATACAGTGAAACAAAGCTGAATTATACGATTGCCGTCCATCGCGTCAAGCCTGGTTTGGTGACAGAGGATGCTGACTTTGCTGTGTTTTGTGCCCCCCTCAAGCACCGTGTCCCTGCCTATGGCTACCGTATCGTGGAAAAAGACCGCCCTGGCACCTTCGACGTGGATAAAGCCAAAGCCCTGGGCATACCCCCCGGTCCCCTCTACGGCAAGCTAAAGCAGGGGGAAACGATCGTGCTACCCGACGGTAGGACTTTTGTGGGGAAAGACTTTGTCGGACCGCCCAAGGTAGGGAAAAAAGTAGTCTATTGTACAGACACGATTTACTGTGATAGTGCTGTAGACCTGGCGCAGCAAGCGGATGTGTTGATCCATGAAGCTACCTTTGCCCATGCAGATGCTGATATGGCATACCAAAGATTGCATTCCACTAGTACGATGGCAGCTCAGGTTGCCCTCGGTGCCCAGGTCAAAAAATTGGTGATCACCCACTTCAGTCCCCGCTATGCCCCCGGCAACAGTATTTTATTGGAGGATTTGCTCAACGAAGCCCGCCTAATTTTCCCCGAAACGTACCTCGCCCAGGATTTTCTTACCCTAGAAGTTTAA